The following coding sequences are from one Spea bombifrons isolate aSpeBom1 chromosome 13, aSpeBom1.2.pri, whole genome shotgun sequence window:
- the R3HDML gene encoding peptidase inhibitor R3HDML, whose amino-acid sequence MTLLTIHPYVTGLLVWIIQLSGSLVPAEATDLRYPSNSSDPDLMLDVGIPRHRRKRYISARDLSALLDYHNQVRSKVTPPAANMEYMVWDEKLAKSAESWAKQCKWDHGPSQLMRFIGQNLSIHSGRYRSVVDLVKAWYDERQHYSFPYPQECNPSCPSKCSGSVCSHYTQMVWASSNRIGCAINTCTNINVWGSTWRRAVLLVCNYSIKGNWIGEAPYKLGRPCSACPPTYGGVCSKNMCYSGVKSNKLSWF is encoded by the exons ATGACCCTGTTGACCATCCATCCGTACGTCACCGGTCTGCTCGTGTGGATTATACAGTTATCCGGTTCGTTGGTTCCAGCTGAAGCTACTGATCTCCGATATCCTTCCAACAGCTCCGACCCCGATCTCATGCTCGATGTCGGGATCCCCAGGCACAGGAGAAAACGTTACATTTCTGCCAGAGACTTGAGTGCCTTGTTGGACTACCATAACCAAGTGAGGTCAAAAGTGACCCCTCCAGCTGCTAATATGGAATACATG GTTTGGGATGAAAAGCTGGCGAAGTCTGCAGAATCCTGGGCTAAGCAGTGTAAATGGGATCACGGTCCCAGCCAGCTCATGCGCTTCATAGGACAGAATCTCTCCATTCACTCTGGAAG GTATCGGTCAGTGGTAGACCTTGTGAAGGCATGGTACGACGAGAGACAGCACTACTCTTTCCCGTACCCACAAGAGTGCAACCCCAGCTGTCCGAGCAAATGCAGCGGCTCGGTCTGCAGCCACTACACCCAG ATGGTGTGGGCATCATCAAACAGAATTGGCTGTGCCATTAACACATGCACCAATATCAATGTTTGGGGCAGCACGTGGAGACGAGCAGTATTACTCGTGTGCAATTACTCAATAAA GGGTAACTGGATAGGTGAAGCTCCGTACAAACTGGGAAGGCCCTGTTCAGCTTGTCCACCGACCTACGGAGGCGTCTGCAGCAAAAACATGTGTTACTCCGGAGTAAAGTCTAATAAACTAAGctggttttaa